From a single Populus trichocarpa isolate Nisqually-1 chromosome 17, P.trichocarpa_v4.1, whole genome shotgun sequence genomic region:
- the LOC18107409 gene encoding uncharacterized protein LOC18107409 produces METDDMIGLPGSIDFGYKNENDELSKSDFGPSESRSQPCSNDGKESKDDEEGLGLCEGVVGNEEGIVDPGCSGLNVGDTGTEEAATDQSNLVLEERDIGSKGVQFAVETEADMDLVVSPVRQVNLDVVDAVIVSKKPDISSIIGNVEDCFLDTQNNSLVQQGKVDGSHISGVKRKRMAYDEQQPSVHVMYNSLTRASKQKLEELLQQWSEWHAQQNSSHDSDEMLQSGEDTYFPALRVGMEKSSAVSFWIENQARKQQDNDLILQHSNFVPLYDRGYVLGLTSADGPINVEGGLEIVDAAARCFNCGAYNHSLKECPKPRDNAAVNNARKQHKFKRNQNSSSRNPTRYYQSSSGGKYDGLKPGSLDTETRQLLGLGELDPPPWLNRMRELGYPPGYLDPDDEDQPSGITIFDDGDVEEEQEDGEIMETDHPEPPRKMSVEFPGINAPIPENANQRFWEVGPSSSDPFRHRSRHRSNHSSEATGRWHHHEQRQYRDFINDGPPGVDPVFSPSMSSYPPRYGHHDSSYSSDSPRDLSPAFGRSNSDRGRGALVYEDFASQGSSSYSSSRKRSSPQNIGSARYETDNSRDDYDTDYSYRDYSFRSEYDNDRYRRRSRR; encoded by the exons ATGGAAACAGATGATATGATTGGCCTCCCTGGTTCTATTGATTTTGGATATAAAAATGAGAATGATGAGCTTTCCAAGTCTGATTTTGGGCCAAGTGAATCTCGCTCTCAACCATGTAGTAATGATGGTAAAGAAAGTAAGGATGATGAAGAGGGTTTGGGGCTCTGTGAAGGTGTGGTTGGAAATGAAGAAGGTATAGTCGATCCAGGGTGTTCAGGGCTTAATGTAGGTGATACTGGAACTGAAGAAGCTGCAACAGATCAGAGTAATTTGGTGCTTGAGGAACGTGATATTGGATCTAAAGGTGTCCAGTTTGCAGTGGAAACAGAGGCTGACATGGATTTGGTAGTTTCTCCTGTCAGACAAGTGAATCTTGATGTGGTTGATGCTGTTATAGTTTCCAAGAAGCCAGATATTTCCAGCATCATAGGGAACGTTGAGGACTGTTTCCTTGATACACAAAATAATAGTCTTGTCCAACAAGGCAAGGTGGATGGCAGTC ATATATCAGGCGTTAAGAGAAAAAGGATGGCATATGATGAACAGCAACCTTCAGTGCATGTCATGTATAACTCCTTAACAAG AGCTAGCAAACAAAAGCTTGAGGAACTGTTACAACAGTGGTCAGAATGGCATGCTCAACAGAATTCATCTCAT GATTCTGATGAAATGTTACAATCTGGTGAAGACACTTACTTTCCTGCTCTACGTGTTGGCATGGAGAAGTCCTCTGCAGTG TCCTTCTGGATTGAGAACCAAGCAAGGAAACAACAAGACAATGATTTAATTCTTCAACATAGTAATTTTGTGCCTCTATATGATCGTGGATATGTGTTGGGTTTGACTTCAGCAGATGGTCCAATTAATGTAGAAGG AGGCTTGGAGATAGTGGATGCTGCTGCACGTTGTTTTAACTGTGGTGCATACAACCATTCTTTGAAGGAATGCCCAAAACCTCGTGATAATGCTGCTGTTAATAATGCTCGCAAACAACACAAGTTCAAGCGAAATCAGAATTCTAGTTCCCGCAATCCAACACGCTATTATCAGAGCTCTTCTGGTGGCAAGTATGATGGTTTAAAGCCAGGTTCTCTTGACACTGAAACACGACAACTTTTGGGTCTTGGG GAGCTTGATCCTCCACCATGGCTTAACAGAATGCGAGAGCTGGGATACCCACCAGGATATCTAG ATCCCGATGATGAGGATCAGCCTTCTGGGATCACAATATTTGATGATGGAGATGTAGAGGAAGAACAGGAAGATGGGGAGATTATGGAAACAGACCATCCTGAACCACCAAGGAAAATGTCAGTTGAATTTCCTGGAATAAATGCACCAATTCCAGAAAATGCAAATCAAAGATTTTGGGAAGTGGGGCCTTCAAGTTCTGATCCATTTAGGCACCGATCACGCCATAGATCAAACCATTCCTCAGAAGCTACAGGCAGATGGCATCATCATGAACAGAGACAGTATAGGGATTTCATTAACGATGGGCCTCCAGGTGTTGATCCCGTGTTTAGTCCATCTATGTCCAGTTATCCTCCAAGGTATGGTCATCATGACTCTAGTTACAGTTCTGACAGCCCTAGAGATCTGAGCCCTGCCTTTGGGAGGTCCAATTCCGATAGAGGGAGGGGTGCTTTGGTATATGAGGATTTTGCAAGTCAAGGTTCTTCATCCTACTCATCCTCACGGAAACGTTCTTCGCCACAGAATATTGGTTCAGCCAGATACGAGACTGATAACAGCCGGGATGACTATGACACGGATTATTCATATCGGGATTATTCATTTCGGAGTGAGTATGACAACGATCGCTATCGCCGTCGTAGTAGGAGGTAA